Proteins from a genomic interval of Helicobacter pylori Shi112:
- the hopF gene encoding Hop family outer membrane protein HopF, with product MKNHSFKKTIALSLLAGMSLCNAEEDGAFFVIDYQTSLARQELKNPGFTQAQELKQLIRDGAVRLQTSAIPLSYYLDILGNKTKILLSESVKDNAQPPQALVNLEQSLGILGKLLDLSQQYANQGVIKPLVVDVGKEQIGITDSMLLVAQNIVLALGQVDLSKIQQNNNKQLYENIMQVMLLGAGGTNGAYNGVSVGDIATGMQNFSSQTGLIGANSTVSELNALIKSGISLDRETLGLGSFIEKNICSSASSCFSKGQLIYKKGLDRSINIISASLDQFENSASSLYKISYIPNLFSLKDYQSASMNGFGAKMGYKQFFTHKKNIGLRYYGFLDYGYANFGDTNLKVGANLVTYGVGTDFLYNVYERSRRRERTTIGLFFGAQIAGQTWSTNVTNLLSGQRPDVKSSSFQFLFDLGVRTNFAKTNFNKHRLDQGIEFGVKIPVIAHKYFATQGSSASYMRNFSFYVGYSVGF from the coding sequence AAAAACCACTCCTTTAAAAAAACGATCGCTCTTTCCTTGCTGGCGGGCATGTCTTTGTGTAACGCTGAAGAAGATGGGGCGTTTTTTGTCATAGATTATCAAACGAGTTTGGCCAGACAGGAATTGAAAAATCCAGGCTTCACTCAAGCGCAAGAATTAAAGCAGTTGATTAGAGATGGGGCTGTGAGGTTGCAAACTTCTGCCATTCCCTTATCCTACTACTTGGATATTTTAGGGAATAAAACAAAAATCCTTTTGAGTGAAAGCGTGAAAGACAATGCACAACCACCCCAAGCCTTAGTCAATTTAGAGCAATCTCTAGGGATTTTAGGAAAGCTATTGGATCTATCCCAGCAATACGCTAATCAGGGTGTCATTAAGCCTTTGGTGGTGGATGTGGGGAAAGAACAAATCGGTATCACTGATAGCATGCTCTTAGTGGCTCAAAACATCGTTTTAGCTTTAGGGCAAGTGGATTTGAGCAAAATCCAACAAAATAATAACAAACAGCTATACGAAAACATCATGCAAGTCATGCTTTTAGGCGCAGGCGGGACTAATGGAGCGTATAATGGCGTGAGCGTGGGCGATATTGCCACAGGCATGCAAAATTTTTCTTCGCAAACGGGCTTGATAGGGGCTAATTCTACGGTGAGCGAGCTGAACGCTTTGATTAAGAGCGGGATTTCTTTAGATCGTGAGACTTTGGGGTTAGGGAGTTTTATTGAAAAAAATATTTGTAGCAGCGCATCGTCTTGTTTTAGCAAGGGCCAGCTTATCTATAAGAAAGGGCTAGATAGATCCATAAACATCATCAGTGCGAGCTTGGATCAGTTTGAAAATTCGGCTAGTTCTCTTTATAAGATTTCTTATATCCCTAACCTCTTTTCGCTCAAAGATTACCAGTCAGCGAGCATGAACGGCTTTGGGGCTAAGATGGGTTATAAACAATTTTTCACCCATAAGAAAAATATCGGCTTAAGGTATTACGGGTTTTTGGATTATGGCTATGCGAATTTTGGCGATACGAATTTAAAAGTGGGAGCGAATCTTGTTACTTATGGGGTAGGAACGGATTTTTTATACAATGTGTATGAACGCTCTAGAAGGAGGGAAAGGACTACAATCGGCCTTTTCTTTGGCGCTCAAATTGCAGGGCAAACTTGGAGCACTAATGTAACGAACTTATTGAGCGGGCAAAGGCCTGATGTCAAGTCCAGTTCGTTCCAATTCTTGTTTGATTTGGGCGTGCGCACCAACTTTGCAAAAACCAATTTCAATAAGCACAGGCTAGACCAAGGGATAGAATTTGGGGTGAAAATCCCTGTTATCGCTCATAAATATTTCGCAACCCAAGGCTCAAGCGCAAGCTATATGAGGAATTTTAGCTTCTATGTGGGCTATTCAGTCGGTTTTTAA
- the hopG gene encoding Hop family outer membrane protein HopG, whose translation MKNTNTKEIKNTRMKKGYSQYHALKKGLLKTALLFSLPLSMALAEDDGFYMGVGYQIGGAQQNINNKGSTLRNNVIDDFRQVGVGMAGSNGLLALATNTTMDALLGIGNQIVNTNTTVGNNNLELTQFKKVLPQIEQRFETNKNAYSVQALQVYLSNVLYNLVNNNGSNNGVAPEYVGIIKVLYGSQNEFALLATESVALLNALTRVNLDSNSVFLKGLLAQMQLFNDTSSAKLGQIAEGLEKSGGVGSMLQKDVKTISDRIATYQENLKQLGGMLNNYDEPYLPQFGPGKSSQHGVINGFGIQMGYKQFFGSKRNIGLRYYAFFDYGFTQLGSLSSAVKANIFTYGAGTDFLWNIFRRVFSDQSLNVGVFGGIQIAGNTWDSSLRGQIENSFKETPTPTNFQFLFNLGLRAHFASTMHRRFLSASQSIQHGMEFGVKIPAINQRYLKANGADVDYRRLYAFYINYTIGF comes from the coding sequence ATGAAAAATACCAATACAAAAGAGATAAAGAATACAAGAATGAAAAAAGGTTATAGTCAATACCACGCGCTCAAAAAAGGGCTTTTAAAAACCGCTCTGCTTTTTAGCCTTCCTTTAAGCATGGCGTTAGCTGAAGACGATGGCTTTTATATGGGAGTGGGCTATCAAATCGGCGGCGCGCAACAAAACATCAATAACAAAGGCAGCACCCTAAGGAATAATGTCATTGATGATTTCCGCCAAGTGGGCGTGGGTATGGCAGGGAGTAATGGGCTTTTAGCTTTAGCGACAAACACGACCATGGACGCTCTTTTAGGGATAGGCAATCAAATTGTCAATACTAATACAACTGTTGGCAACAACAACCTAGAATTAACCCAGTTTAAAAAAGTACTCCCCCAAATTGAGCAACGCTTTGAGACGAATAAAAACGCTTATAGCGTTCAAGCTTTGCAAGTGTATTTGAGTAATGTGCTTTATAACTTGGTTAATAATAATGGCAGTAATAATGGAGTAGCTCCTGAATATGTAGGGATTATAAAAGTTCTCTATGGTTCTCAAAATGAATTCGCTCTCTTAGCTACGGAGAGTGTGGCGCTTTTAAACGCGCTTACAAGGGTGAATCTGGATAGCAATTCGGTGTTTTTAAAAGGGCTTTTAGCCCAAATGCAGCTTTTTAATGACACTTCTTCAGCAAAGCTAGGCCAGATCGCAGAAGGCTTGGAGAAGAGCGGTGGTGTAGGATCAATGCTCCAAAAGGATGTGAAAACCATCTCGGATCGAATCGCTACTTACCAAGAGAATCTAAAACAGCTAGGAGGAATGCTGAATAATTACGATGAGCCCTACTTGCCCCAATTTGGGCCAGGAAAAAGCTCTCAGCATGGGGTTATTAATGGCTTTGGCATTCAAATGGGCTATAAGCAATTTTTTGGGAGCAAGAGGAATATAGGCTTACGGTATTACGCTTTCTTTGATTATGGCTTTACGCAATTGGGCAGTCTTAGCAGCGCTGTTAAAGCGAATATCTTTACTTATGGCGCTGGCACAGACTTTTTATGGAATATCTTTAGGAGGGTTTTTAGCGATCAGTCCTTGAATGTGGGGGTGTTTGGGGGCATTCAAATAGCGGGTAACACTTGGGATAGCTCTTTAAGAGGTCAAATTGAAAACTCGTTTAAAGAAACCCCCACTCCCACGAATTTCCAATTTTTGTTTAATTTGGGCTTAAGGGCTCATTTTGCCAGCACCATGCACCGCCGGTTTTTGAGCGCGTCTCAAAGCATTCAGCATGGGATGGAATTTGGCGTGAAAATCCCGGCTATCAATCAAAGGTATTTGAAAGCGAATGGGGCTGATGTGGATTACAGGCGTTTGTATGCGTTCTATATCAATTACACGATAGGTTTTTAA
- the purA gene encoding adenylosuccinate synthase, which translates to MADVVVGIQWGDEGKGKIVDRIAKDYDFVVRYQGGHNAGHTIVHKGVKHSLHLMPSGVLYPQCKNIISSAVVVSIKDLCEEISAFENLENRLFISDRAHVILPYHAKKDAFKEKSQNIGTTKKGIGPCYEDKMARSGIRMGDLLDDKILEERLNAHFKAIDPFKEAYDLGENYEKDLREYFKTYIPKICPFIKDTTSMLIEANQKGEKILLEGAQGTLLDIDLGTYPFVTSSNTTSASACVSTGLNPKAINEVIGITKAYSTRVGNGPFPSEDTTPMGDHLRTKGAEFGTTTKRPRRCGWLDLVALKYACALNGCTQLALMKLDVLDGIDAIKVCVAYERKGERLEAFPSDLKDCTPIYQTFKGWEKSVGVRKLDDLEPNAREYIRFIEKEVGVKIRLISTSPEREDTIFL; encoded by the coding sequence ATGGCAGATGTCGTTGTGGGGATCCAGTGGGGAGATGAGGGGAAAGGAAAAATTGTTGATAGGATCGCTAAAGATTATGACTTTGTGGTGCGCTATCAAGGCGGGCATAATGCCGGGCATACCATTGTGCATAAGGGGGTTAAGCATTCTTTGCATTTAATGCCCTCAGGGGTTTTATACCCACAATGCAAGAACATCATTTCTAGTGCGGTGGTCGTGAGCATTAAGGATTTGTGCGAAGAAATCAGCGCGTTTGAGAATTTAGAAAATCGTTTGTTCATCAGCGACAGAGCCCATGTGATCTTGCCTTATCATGCCAAAAAAGACGCTTTTAAAGAAAAATCTCAAAACATCGGCACGACTAAAAAAGGCATAGGCCCTTGCTATGAGGATAAAATGGCAAGGAGCGGGATAAGAATGGGGGATTTATTAGACGACAAGATCTTAGAAGAAAGGCTAAACGCTCATTTCAAAGCCATTGATCCTTTTAAGGAAGCGTATGATTTGGGCGAGAATTACGAAAAAGATTTGAGAGAGTATTTTAAAACTTATATTCCAAAAATCTGCCCCTTTATCAAAGACACGACAAGCATGCTGATAGAAGCGAACCAAAAGGGTGAAAAAATCCTACTAGAAGGGGCGCAAGGCACGCTTTTAGACATTGATTTAGGGACTTACCCTTTTGTAACAAGCTCTAACACCACGAGCGCTAGTGCATGCGTGAGCACCGGCTTAAACCCTAAAGCGATCAATGAAGTGATAGGCATCACGAAAGCCTACTCCACTCGTGTGGGTAATGGGCCTTTCCCTAGCGAAGACACTACACCCATGGGCGATCATTTAAGGACTAAGGGCGCGGAGTTTGGCACGACAACCAAACGCCCAAGGCGTTGCGGGTGGTTGGATTTGGTGGCTTTAAAATACGCTTGCGCTTTGAATGGTTGCACGCAATTAGCTTTAATGAAATTAGATGTTTTAGACGGGATTGATGCGATTAAGGTGTGCGTGGCTTATGAAAGAAAGGGCGAAAGATTAGAGGCTTTCCCTAGCGATCTGAAAGATTGCACGCCGATCTATCAAACTTTTAAAGGCTGGGAAAAAAGCGTGGGCGTGAGAAAACTAGACGATTTAGAGCCAAACGCTAGAGAGTATATCCGTTTTATTGAAAAAGAAGTGGGGGTAAAAATCCGCCTTATTTCTACAAGCCCTGAAAGAGAAGACACGATTTTTCTATGA
- a CDS encoding flagellar export protein FliJ encodes MKKFASVLVQLKILALEKIEQKLKSKRLELQQNEREILDKQAQLSAFKNPELGGMSLFLQTQQLKSAIRMEIEYYQQESENLNKDLKILEKEYLLANQELEKAKIILENEKRKEKEILEKKEQALLDENAMILHWQKEGLHA; translated from the coding sequence ATGAAAAAATTCGCTTCTGTATTGGTGCAATTAAAAATCCTTGCATTAGAAAAAATAGAGCAAAAGCTTAAAAGCAAGCGTTTAGAATTGCAGCAAAATGAGCGAGAAATTTTGGACAAACAAGCCCAACTGAGCGCGTTTAAAAACCCTGAATTGGGGGGAATGAGCCTTTTTTTACAAACCCAGCAATTAAAAAGTGCTATAAGAATGGAGATAGAATATTACCAACAAGAAAGCGAGAATTTAAATAAGGATTTAAAAATTTTAGAAAAAGAGTATCTTTTGGCTAACCAGGAATTAGAAAAAGCTAAAATCATTTTAGAAAATGAGAAGCGAAAAGAAAAGGAAATTTTGGAAAAAAAAGAGCAGGCTCTTTTAGACGAAAACGCCATGATTTTACACTGGCAAAAAGAGGGCTTGCATGCGTAA
- a CDS encoding MotE family protein yields MRKILLMGLILQALFGEEATQELLQCSAIFESKKAELKDDLRRLGEKEQSLRILQTENARLLDEKNDLLNKKEKEVEEKLKNLAAKEEAFKALQTEEKKRLKNLIEENESILRGIKQAKDSKIGETYSKMKDSKSALILENLPTQNALEILMALKPQELGKILAKMDPKKAAALTELWQKPPRENKEIPKTIPPMPPIAPMPPIAPTPSKEPMIKDPNTKEPAGV; encoded by the coding sequence ATGCGTAAAATCTTGTTAATGGGCTTGATTTTACAAGCACTCTTTGGCGAAGAAGCCACGCAAGAATTGTTGCAATGCTCTGCGATTTTTGAATCCAAAAAAGCCGAATTGAAAGACGATTTGCGCCGATTGGGCGAAAAAGAGCAGTCTTTAAGGATCTTGCAAACCGAAAACGCCCGCCTTTTAGATGAAAAAAACGATCTGTTAAACAAAAAAGAAAAAGAAGTGGAAGAAAAACTGAAAAATTTAGCCGCTAAAGAAGAAGCCTTTAAAGCCTTACAAACGGAAGAAAAAAAGCGCCTTAAAAATTTGATAGAAGAAAACGAAAGCATTTTAAGAGGAATCAAGCAGGCTAAAGATAGCAAGATTGGCGAGACTTATTCTAAAATGAAAGATTCTAAGTCCGCCTTGATTTTAGAAAATCTACCCACTCAAAACGCCCTAGAAATTTTAATGGCGCTAAAACCCCAAGAACTCGGTAAAATTTTAGCCAAAATGGATCCTAAAAAAGCGGCGGCTTTGACAGAGTTGTGGCAAAAACCCCCACGAGAAAATAAAGAAATCCCAAAAACCATACCACCCATGCCCCCTATAGCTCCCATGCCCCCTATAGCTCCCACGCCTTCAAAAGAGCCGATGATAAAAGATCCTAACACCAAAGAGCCTGCAGGGGTATGA
- the rseP gene encoding RIP metalloprotease RseP encodes MFIVAVLMLAFLIFVHELGHFTIARICGVKVEVFSIGFGKKLCFFKLFGTQFALSLIPLGGYVKLKGMDKEENETNESANDSYAQKSPFQKLWILFGGAFFNFLFAILVYFFLALGGEKVLLPVIGDLEKNALEAGLLKGDKILSINHKKIASFREIRSVVAHARGELVLEIERNHQILEKRLTPKIVAVISDSNDPNEIIKYKVIGIKPDMQKTGVVSYSLFQAFEKALSRFKEGVVLIVDSLRRLITGSASVKELSGVVGIVGALSHASSVSMLLLFGAFLSINLGILNLLPVPALDGAQMLGVVFKNIFKIALPAFMQNALWLAGVGFLVFIMFLGLFNDLTRLL; translated from the coding sequence ATGTTCATTGTAGCGGTTTTAATGCTGGCGTTTTTAATCTTTGTCCATGAATTAGGGCATTTCACTATCGCTAGGATTTGTGGGGTCAAGGTAGAAGTCTTTAGCATTGGTTTTGGTAAAAAACTCTGTTTTTTTAAGCTTTTTGGCACGCAATTCGCTTTGTCTTTGATCCCGCTTGGGGGCTATGTGAAATTAAAGGGCATGGATAAAGAAGAAAATGAAACGAATGAAAGCGCGAATGATAGCTATGCGCAAAAAAGCCCTTTCCAAAAGCTATGGATACTATTTGGGGGGGCGTTTTTTAATTTTCTTTTTGCGATTTTAGTGTATTTTTTTCTGGCATTGGGTGGGGAAAAAGTCTTACTGCCCGTCATTGGCGATTTGGAAAAAAACGCGCTAGAAGCTGGGCTATTAAAGGGGGATAAAATCCTTTCTATCAACCACAAAAAAATAGCGAGTTTTAGAGAGATTAGAAGCGTAGTGGCGCATGCTAGAGGCGAGTTGGTTTTAGAAATAGAGCGCAACCATCAGATTTTAGAAAAACGACTGACCCCCAAAATCGTGGCAGTGATAAGCGATTCTAACGATCCTAATGAAATCATCAAATATAAAGTAATAGGCATTAAGCCGGACATGCAAAAAACAGGCGTTGTTTCTTATTCCTTGTTTCAAGCGTTTGAAAAGGCCTTGAGTCGGTTTAAAGAGGGCGTTGTTTTGATTGTGGATTCTTTAAGGCGTTTGATTACAGGGAGCGCTTCAGTTAAAGAATTGAGCGGGGTGGTAGGCATTGTGGGAGCGTTAAGCCATGCGAGTAGTGTGAGCATGCTTTTGTTGTTTGGGGCGTTTTTGTCTATCAATTTAGGGATTTTAAATTTATTACCCGTTCCAGCGCTAGATGGGGCGCAAATGTTAGGGGTTGTTTTTAAAAATATTTTTAAGATCGCGTTGCCGGCGTTTATGCAAAATGCGTTGTGGCTAGCGGGTGTGGGGTTTTTGGTTTTTATCATGTTTTTAGGGCTTTTCAATGACCTCACTCGTTTGCTATAA
- the xseA gene encoding exodeoxyribonuclease VII large subunit yields MDVLSVSEINAQIKALLEATFLQVRVQGEVSNLTIHKVSGHAYFSLKDSQSVIRCVLFKGNANRLKFALKEGQEVVVSGGISAYVPRGDYQINCFEIEPKDIGSLTLALEQLKEKLRLKGYFDEANKLPKPHFPKRVAVITSQNSAAWADMKKIASKRWPMCELVCINALMQGEGCVQSVVESIAYADSFHDTKNAFDAIVVARGGGSMEDLYPFNDEKIADALHLAKTFSMSAIGHESDFLLSDLVADLRASTPSNAMEILLPSSDEWWQRLDGFNVKLHRSFKILLHQKKVHLEHLEVSLKRLSFENKHHLNALKLEKLKIALENKTLEFLRFKKTLLEKISTQTLTSPFLQTKTERLNALENALKLAHANLKLPQFGAFVSKNNQAIELEALKRGDKIELSNEKARASAEILSVDRV; encoded by the coding sequence GTGGATGTATTGAGCGTGAGCGAAATCAATGCGCAAATCAAAGCCCTTTTAGAAGCGACTTTTTTGCAAGTTAGGGTTCAAGGGGAAGTGAGTAATTTGACGATCCATAAGGTGAGCGGCCATGCGTATTTTTCGCTCAAAGACAGCCAGTCAGTCATCAGATGCGTGCTGTTTAAAGGGAACGCTAACAGGCTCAAATTCGCTTTAAAAGAAGGGCAGGAAGTGGTTGTTTCTGGGGGCATTAGCGCGTATGTTCCAAGGGGGGATTATCAAATCAATTGCTTTGAAATAGAGCCTAAAGATATAGGTTCATTAACCCTAGCTTTAGAGCAATTGAAAGAAAAATTACGCCTTAAGGGTTATTTTGATGAAGCCAATAAATTACCCAAACCGCATTTTCCTAAACGAGTGGCAGTCATCACTTCTCAAAATTCAGCCGCTTGGGCGGACATGAAAAAGATCGCTTCCAAACGATGGCCGATGTGCGAATTGGTTTGCATCAATGCGTTAATGCAAGGGGAGGGCTGCGTTCAAAGCGTGGTGGAGAGCATCGCTTATGCGGATAGCTTTCATGACACAAAAAACGCTTTTGATGCGATTGTGGTGGCTAGGGGTGGGGGGAGCATGGAGGATTTGTATCCTTTCAATGATGAGAAAATCGCTGATGCATTGCATTTGGCTAAAACTTTCAGCATGTCAGCTATTGGGCATGAGAGCGATTTTTTATTGAGCGATTTGGTAGCGGATTTAAGGGCTTCTACGCCTTCAAACGCGATGGAGATTTTACTCCCTAGCAGCGATGAATGGTGGCAAAGACTTGATGGGTTTAATGTGAAATTGCACCGCTCTTTTAAAATTTTGCTCCATCAAAAAAAGGTGCATTTAGAGCATTTAGAGGTTTCTTTAAAACGATTGAGTTTTGAAAACAAGCACCATTTAAACGCTTTAAAGCTAGAGAAATTAAAAATCGCTTTAGAAAATAAAACCCTAGAATTTTTACGCTTTAAAAAAACGCTTTTAGAAAAAATCTCTACTCAAACATTAACAAGCCCTTTTTTACAAACTAAAACAGAGCGATTGAACGCACTAGAGAACGCCCTTAAACTCGCTCATGCAAATTTGAAATTACCCCAATTTGGGGCGTTTGTGAGCAAAAATAACCAAGCGATAGAGTTAGAGGCATTAAAAAGGGGCGACAAAATTGAATTGAGCAATGAAAAAGCCAGAGCGAGCGCTGAAATTTTAAGCGTGGATAGGGTGTAG
- a CDS encoding DNA methyltransferase → MEALECLKRIEKESIQTIYIDPPYNTKSSNFEYEDAHADYEKWIKEHLILAKAVLKQSGCIFISIDDNKMAEVKIIANEIFGTCNFLGTFITKQATRSNAKHINITHEYVLSYAKNKAFAPGFKILRTLLPIYAKPLKDLMRMIKNVFKQKGQAQAQLVLKEQIKELSQKEHFNFLKNYNLVDEKGEIYFAKDLSTPSNPRSVAIQEINLFLEPLKSRGWSSDEKLKELYYQNRLIFKNNRPYEKYYLKESQDNCLSVLDFYSRQGTKDLEKLGLKGLFKTPKPVALIKYLLLCSTPKDSIILDFFAGSGTTAQAVIEVNKDYYLNWSFYLCQKEEKIKNNPQAASILKNKGYKNTISNIMLLRLEKIVKRSEYEILKTKSILF, encoded by the coding sequence ATGGAAGCTTTGGAATGTTTGAAAAGAATAGAAAAAGAAAGCATCCAAACTATCTATATAGACCCCCCTTATAACACTAAGAGTTCTAACTTTGAATATGAAGACGCTCATGCTGACTATGAAAAATGGATTAAAGAACATTTGATTTTAGCAAAGGCTGTGTTAAAACAAAGTGGTTGTATTTTTATTTCTATAGATGATAATAAAATGGCTGAAGTTAAAATCATTGCCAATGAAATTTTTGGAACATGCAATTTTTTAGGCACTTTTATCACTAAACAAGCCACAAGGTCTAACGCTAAACACATCAATATTACCCATGAATATGTTTTAAGCTACGCTAAAAATAAAGCATTCGCTCCTGGTTTTAAAATCTTACGAACGCTTTTGCCCATTTATGCTAAACCATTAAAAGATTTAATGCGAATGATTAAGAATGTTTTTAAACAAAAAGGACAAGCTCAAGCCCAACTTGTTTTAAAAGAACAAATCAAAGAGTTATCTCAAAAAGAACATTTTAATTTTTTAAAAAATTATAATTTAGTGGATGAAAAAGGTGAGATTTATTTCGCTAAAGATTTATCTACGCCTTCAAATCCGCGTAGTGTAGCGATACAAGAAATCAATCTTTTTTTAGAACCCCTAAAAAGCAGAGGGTGGAGCAGTGATGAAAAGCTTAAGGAATTATATTATCAAAATAGACTTATTTTTAAGAATAATCGCCCTTATGAAAAATATTACCTAAAAGAATCACAAGATAATTGTTTGAGCGTGCTGGATTTTTATAGCCGACAAGGCACAAAAGATTTAGAAAAATTAGGCTTAAAGGGTCTTTTTAAGACGCCAAAACCTGTAGCATTGATTAAATATTTATTATTATGCTCCACCCCCAAAGATTCTATTATTTTAGATTTTTTTGCAGGTAGCGGGACAACAGCGCAAGCGGTTATAGAAGTTAATAAGGATTATTATTTGAATTGGTCTTTTTATTTGTGCCAAAAAGAAGAAAAAATTAAAAATAACCCACAAGCTGCTAGCATTTTGAAAAACAAGGGATATAAAAACACGATTTCAAACATCATGCTATTGCGTTTAGAAAAGATTGTTAAAAGAAGTGAATACGAAATTTTAAAAACAAAATCTATTTTATTTTAA
- a CDS encoding BsaWI family type II restriction enzyme has translation MLERFKDFMREQPEPYKFLQVFYAQEKERFLNDKMNDCIKQNKSKEEASILARQGFVSTIGRVLEKIIELLLKDFCTKNNVKMTNDKILRAKRINGELDRVKRALLVHFGEYSVLPDGDIILYQTNKDNIKILAILSVKNSFRERFTEAPYWKLKLLQSPITSHIKVFMITPDNDNEISFKDKPKKARIVMEHELDGLYLAKSHFDQSSKIKGIENLLEDLKRLL, from the coding sequence ATGTTAGAGCGTTTTAAAGATTTTATGAGAGAACAACCTGAACCTTACAAGTTTTTACAGGTTTTTTACGCGCAAGAAAAAGAACGCTTTTTAAATGATAAAATGAACGATTGTATTAAGCAAAATAAAAGCAAGGAAGAGGCTAGTATTTTGGCCAGACAAGGCTTTGTCAGCACCATAGGAAGGGTGTTAGAAAAAATCATAGAACTTTTATTAAAAGATTTTTGTACTAAAAACAATGTAAAAATGACGAACGATAAAATCTTAAGGGCTAAACGCATTAATGGCGAGTTGGATAGAGTCAAACGGGCTTTATTGGTGCATTTTGGAGAGTATAGCGTTTTGCCTGATGGAGATATTATTCTTTATCAAACCAACAAGGATAATATCAAAATCCTAGCGATCTTGTCGGTAAAAAATTCATTCAGAGAGCGTTTCACAGAAGCGCCTTACTGGAAATTAAAACTTTTGCAATCGCCTATAACTTCTCATATTAAAGTCTTTATGATAACACCGGATAACGATAATGAAATCAGCTTTAAAGACAAACCTAAAAAAGCTAGGATCGTCATGGAGCATGAATTAGATGGCCTCTATTTAGCCAAAAGCCATTTTGATCAAAGCTCTAAAATTAAGGGTATAGAAAACTTGTTAGAAGATTTAAAAAGGCTTTTATGA
- a CDS encoding DNA-methyltransferase produces MKPYFSLEKLDLYHGDVSVLETFEKGFYDLCITSPPYNLSVEYQGSNDFRAYDDYLNWCKNWLKNCYFWGKEQARLCLNVPLDTNKHGKQSLGVDIIAIAKECGWKYQNTIIWNESNISRRTAWGSWLQASAPYAIAPVELIVVFYKNEYKRQKQTSTISKEEFLLYTNGLWNFSGESKKRLKHPAPFPRELPRRCIKLFSFLEDTIFDPFSGSGTTILEANALGRFSVGLEIEKEYCELSKKRILESLSLV; encoded by the coding sequence ATGAAACCTTATTTCAGTTTGGAAAAATTGGATTTATACCATGGCGATGTCAGCGTTTTAGAGACTTTTGAAAAAGGTTTTTATGATTTGTGTATCACTTCACCGCCCTATAATTTGAGTGTTGAATATCAAGGGAGTAATGATTTTAGGGCTTATGATGACTATTTAAATTGGTGCAAGAATTGGCTTAAAAATTGTTATTTTTGGGGCAAGGAACAAGCGAGATTGTGCTTGAATGTCCCTTTAGACACGAATAAACATGGCAAGCAAAGTTTGGGGGTAGATATTATCGCAATAGCTAAAGAATGCGGTTGGAAATACCAAAATACGATTATTTGGAATGAAAGCAATATTTCAAGACGCACGGCTTGGGGGAGTTGGTTGCAAGCTAGCGCGCCTTATGCTATCGCTCCTGTGGAGTTGATCGTTGTTTTTTATAAAAACGAATACAAACGCCAAAAACAAACTTCTACAATCAGTAAAGAGGAGTTTTTGCTCTACACGAACGGGCTATGGAATTTTAGCGGCGAATCCAAAAAGCGCTTAAAACACCCAGCCCCATTCCCAAGGGAATTACCCAGGCGTTGCATTAAATTGTTTTCTTTTTTGGAAGACACGATTTTTGATCCTTTTAGCGGATCTGGCACGACTATTTTAGAGGCAAACGCTTTAGGGCGTTTTAGCGTGGGTTTAGAGATTGAAAAAGAATATTGCGAGTTGTCTAAAAAGCGTATTTTGGAGAGTTTGTCATTAGTGTGA